TTGtttctaaaaatgatgcttaCAAGGCTTTTAAGAATATGGGTAAGGTtttgcataatgaaaatggCTACTGCATAAAATCTATTCGTAGTGATCATatgggagaatttcaaaatgctaagtttgataaattttgtgaaaaacatgagatcatacatagttattcagcccctaggactccccaacaaaatggtgtagttgaaaggaaaaatagatcacttgAGGAGCTAGCCaggaccatgttaaatgaatctaaccTACCAAAGTATTTATGGGCAGATGTAGTATACACAACCTCTTATGTGCTAAACAAGTCATtaattagaccaattcttaagaaaaatcCCTATAAACTCTATAGAGGTAGAAAGCCTAGTATTAGCCATCTTAGGGTCTTTGGTTGCAAATGTTTTATCCTAAATAATGGGAAAGATAATATGAGCAAATTTGATCCCAAATCTGATGAGGGAATACATATTGGCTATTATATTAATGGACATGCTTACAaggtgtataacaaaagattgcttacTGTGGAAGAATCTATGcatgtggtgtttgatgaaTCTGATAACTATCTGCCTAAACTTGTTATGGATGAACTTGGAGTAGATGATTTGAGAACCATACTTCAAAAGAATCAATCTATTGACCTTGATACAATTGATACATGTGCTGTCAAAGGAACCTGTTGTGGATGCAGATTtaccaaaagagtggaaaattCCTAAAGACCTAACACTTGATAATGTAATTGGCAATATTGAAAAATGGGTCTCAACCAAGAAGTCCTTGAATAATCTCTGTGAAACAATGGCATTTGTTTCACAAGTGGAGCCCAAATATCTGAATGAAGCTCTACAAGACAACAACTGGATCTTGGCCATGCAAGAAAAGCTAAATCAATTTACAAGGAGTGAAGTATGGTCTATAATTCCAAGAACATGTGAAatgaatatcataggaaccaagtgggtgtacaaaAACAATATGTATGAGCATGGAGcaatcacaaggaacaaagcaaggctagttgccaagggCTATAACCAGAAAAAGGGAATTGACTATGATGAGACTTACGCACTAGTGGCAAGACTTAAAGTTGTCATACttctttttgttttctcttACATAAAAGGATTCaaattatttcaaatggatATCAAGAGTGCCTTCCTATATGGGTACTTAAATGAAGAAGTTTTTGTTTCACAGTCCCCAGGCTTTGAGGATCATAAGTTTCCTAACCATGTATTCAAGCTAAAAAAGGCTCTCTATTGACTTAAACAAGCTCCTAGACAATggtttatgtggatgatatcattTTCGATTCCACAAATGAAGAGTTATATGAAGCATTTGTATAGGTTATGAATAGTGAATTCGAGATGTCCATGATGGGGGAATTGAATTACTTTCTTGGCCTACAAGTTAAACAACTAAAGGATGGTACTTTTATAAATCAAGCCAAATATTGTAATGACCTACTGATAAAGTTTGAGATGGACCAATGCAAGGCAATCAACACACCAATTTCTATAATTTGTCACCTTGACCAAGACCCTACTGGAAAACCTGTTGATCAAACCAGATATAAAGGTTTAATAGGTTCTTTGTTGTACTTAAGAACTAGTGGACCTAATATCATTTTTGTTGTATGTATGTGTGCCAGGTTCGAATCTgctccaaaggaatcacacctCAATGCTTCCAAAAGGATTCTGAAATACTTACAAGGAACCAAAGAAGTTGGTCTTCAGTATCCATTTAATGTATCTCTAAatttaactggtttttcagattATGAATTTGTAGGTTGCAAAATTGACAAGAAAAACACAAGTGGAACCTGCCatatgcttggatcaagcttaaTCTATTGGTATTGCAAGAAACAAGCAAGTGTTGCCCTTTCTACAACTAAGGCAAAATATATTGTtgttggaagttgttgtgctcaaacttTATGGTTAAAACAACAtctaagtgattttggaatcATGTTACGTTGAATACCTATCCTATGTGACAACACCAATGCCATTAATTTGACTAAAAATCTTGTTATGCGTTCTAGaactaagcacattgagatAAGACATCATTTTCTACGTGAACATATTGCCAATGGGAAttgtgaaataaaattcattggAACTGAAATACAATTAGCTAATATTTTCACAAAACCTCTTGCTAAAGatatattcaattttatgtTAAATGAATTAGGTATAATAAGCATTAGTTGCTCACAACAGTACAATTTTAATCTGTTGTTACTTGTTTTAACATGTTGTTTTTCTGGTTCAGGATCACAAttatgactaggaaagagaaacaaattcttttcCTTTGACCATTGACTGGTTCTTTATGATGGTTATTGACCAGCAGTTTTCTGACTACTTTGTATAGGAAATCCTAACTAAATTGATGCA
The sequence above is a segment of the Phaseolus vulgaris cultivar G19833 chromosome 2, P. vulgaris v2.0, whole genome shotgun sequence genome. Coding sequences within it:
- the LOC137809033 gene encoding secreted RxLR effector protein 161-like, producing the protein MSMMGELNYFLGLQVKQLKDGTFINQAKYCNDLLIKFEMDQCKAINTPISIICHLDQDPTGKPVDQTRYKGLIGSLLYLRTSGPNIIFVVCMCARFESAPKESHLNASKRILKYLQGTKEVGLQYPFNVSLNLTGFSDYEFVGCKIDKKNTSGTCHMLGSSLIYWYCKKQASVALSTTKAKYIVVGSCCAQTLWLKQHLSDFGIMLR